A region of the Acinetobacter defluvii genome:
CGCAGTGAGCAAATTTTAACGTTACGACCAATGTAAACAGGCTCTAAATGTTTAATAAATGGCGCAATAGTGTGAGTGAGTTTTAAACATTATTCTACAAATGATTACAAACCCTTAGTTTTGGTACAGTTTATACTGAGTTGAATAATTCTAACAACAGGATCATGCGATGAAATCACACTATTTACTCTATCTTATTTCTATAAGTTTGCTTGCTGCGTGTTCCTCACAACCTGTGATGCAACAAGGTAGCCAATGCTGAGCCTTATGCGCCTGCGCCAATACACAGCGCAAAAGCTTCAGCCATACAAGCAGAAAATATCAATCCTCATTTAGCATTATATCGTGATGGGAAAAACTATTTTCTTTCGGGAAATGATGGGTAAAGTTACTAGTTGCACTATAGCAACAGCAGCGCTCAAACCTTTGAAGTGGTGGCAAGTATCGATGGTTTGGATGTCCTCGATGGTCGCCAAGCTTCTCGTCAAAAAAGTGGATATGTACTCCGACCTTATAGTTCGATTTCGATTGAAGGATTTAGAAAAAGTCATGTTTCAGTTGCATCTTTTACATTTAGTTCACCACAACAATCTTATGCAGCCAATAGCAAACAGGGTTCGATTAAAAATACAGGGATTATTGGTACTGTGATTTATGAGTTAAAAGCACCGAAGGGTTATTCACCACAGCAGGATAAAGGATATGCAGCTGCACCAAATGCATTTCCAGCAGACTAAGTGATTTTTTAAGGATTGTATTTACATAAATGCAAAAAATAGCAATTGCTAAACTGAAATATACACAGGTATGCTGAATCCGATAATAATCTAAATGCCTTAAAATGACTGTTCAATTGAACTCAGCATCAATTTTGAAGCGTTGCTGAGTCGTATTTGAAAAAAGGTGATAAGAATGAAAATTATAAATTATTTTATCTGCTTGTTATTGTGTGTATTTCTTGCTGCTTGTAGTAAAAAACAATCACAAAATGATGTGTCCCATAATTCATCAACTACAGCCAGTGCGGATGTCGCTGCCGATGCTGCAAATAATGAGGTGGCGAGTGATGAAAAATTGGGAACCAAGTGGGGCGATGAAATCGGCTCACAAGTGACCGAAGTGGATTTAAAACGTAAGTCAAATTCTCCATTTGCAGAAACCCAAGTCCAATATGCGGATAAGCAATATCAGGGTAAACCCATTCAAGGTATATCTGTCGCAGGTGGGAAAATTAGTTTTACGATTATTGATGATCGTGGCGATACGATTCCTTTATATCGGGTCGGTTCAAACTATTATTTGGCTGGTCGGGAAGGACAAAGTTATCAACTGCATTATGAAAATAACACTAGTAAAACCTTTGAAATTGTGACCAGTGTAGATGGAATTGATGTCATTGATGGAAGTGCTGCTTCACGTAGTAACTCAGGTTATGTGCTACATGCGCATGACACATTAACCATCGAAGGTTTCCGTAAAAGTGCTGATGCGGTGGCTTCATTTACTTTTGGTAAACCTGAGGAATCCTATGCTGCAAACTCAGATAATGGTTCAATCGATAATGCAGGAATTATCGGTACAGTTGTGTATGAACTTGAAGCACCTGAAGAAAACAAAAAACCAATCAATAAATATGCACCACCACCGAATGCTTTCCCAGCAGATAAAGATTAATCCAAAAATCCATAAGGTATTTTTTAGTCAATGAAAATACCTTTTTAATTCACTTAGATAAAAGAAAAATCTATGAAAAAAATATTATAAAAGCAGATAGAAAACGCTGCTTTTATAACTTAAAGTATTTGTTAACTCACCACTTCAATGGTACTTGCACCCGCACCTAATGGTTTAACCTGAATTTGCACAGGAATTCGCTCATGCATTTCCTGAATATGGGAAATCAGTACAACTTTACGTCCTTGATTTTGTAATTGATCCAGTGCATTCATGACCATGTGTAAAGATGATGCATCCAAAGTACCAAAACCTTCATCAATAAACAGTGATTCAATTTTCATCGAACCTGATGCCATATTGGCAATTGCCAAAGAGAGGGCAAGCGCTGTGAGGAAAGATTCACCTCCCGAAAGTGAGGCGACTGAACGGGTTTCGCCATCCATATCATGGTCAATAATGGCTAAACTTAGAGAGTTTTCTAAACGTTTTAAAGTATAACGCTGTGACAACATCGTTAATTGTTGATTAGCATGTTCCAGTAAAATATCAAGGTTAAATTGTTGCGCATAGTCTCGGAATTTTTTACCTGTTGCATCTCCCATCAAGCCTGAAATCTTACTCCAACGGTGTTCTTCTTGCTGAATGTGCAAAATTTCATCTGCAAACTGTTTCTGCTTTTGTAAGTTACTTTGGTGTTTGGCAAGCTCAATTTTAATTTGATCACGAAGCTCAGATTGGGTTTTTAAGGATTCTGCATTCTCCAGCATCACGTGTTTTAATTGATTAAAATCAAGTTCAGGCTGTTGCAAAGCGTGTTCAGCCAATTGTGCTTGAATGGTTTTTAAAGCAGACTTTGCTTCATGTAGTAGACGTTCAATATCTTGTAATTGCTGACGGATTTGTTGTTCTTGCGCGGGACTGACTTGAGCCAATTCTGCTAAATCAGAGGCTTGAAAATCAGTATGAGCGTCCAACCAATTTTGAATCACATTGTTAACTTGGTTTAAATTATGCTGACTTTGTCGTTGCTGCGCTTGTAACTGCTCTAAACGACTTTTTTGCTGTTCAAATTCGGTGCGAGATTGATCAAACTGTTGCTTGTGCTGTTGATATTGCGATTGAATTTGCTGACGTTTTGTATCATGTTTAGCCAACCATTCATTCGGTTTAACATCCCTTAATCCTGTCATGGCTAAAATTAATTGATTGGCTTTTTCTGTATTTTTTTGACCTTTCAGTTTAATGGTATTTAAATTTTCTTGTGTTTCAGCAATGTGTTTCGCTGCATTTTCTAAGTTTAATATGGCCGAATGTAATTGCTGCGAGGTTTGGTCGAGTTGCAACTTTAACTGTGCTAATTGCTCTAATTGTTGAAATCGCTGCTCAAGTTGTTGATACAGATGTTGAGCTTGAAAGGTGGTTTTTTGTTGCCATTGCAATTTTTCAGCATCTGTTAAACAAGCAATAATATGTGAAACATTTTGCTGTAGGTTTTGTGCATTTTGTAGTAAATGTTCAGCCTGCTGAATATCTTGTGTTAATTGCTGTTGTGCTTTTAGATGTAAAATGAATTGGTTAATTTGAGCTTCAAAATGCTGGCAGTCCATTTGATTTTGCTGACTGATTTGTTCAAATTGCTTTGAAATTTCAGTTTGTGTTTGGTCTAAATTTAAGTTTATTTGTTCAGTTTTGCATTGTTCTCGCAATATTTTTGCAATTGCTTTTGTTTTCTCCACACTATTTTTTAGTGCAGTTTTGAATTGTTCTAATTCCGTATTGAGTTTGGTTTGTTGCTGTTGCTGTTGTTGCCAAATTTTTAAGGCTTCTTGTTCTTTGCTTAGTGCATGTTGCTGCTGCTGTTGTTGTAATTCAAATAGGGCTTTAGATACAACTGAATCATCCTTTTTATATGGGTGTGAAGTGCTACCACAAACCAGACAAGGTTCACCTTCTGTAAGTTCTGCACGTAAATTTTCTACATTTTCAGCATGTAAAAGTCTTTGTTGTTGCAAAACTTCTTGAAGTTTGAGACGTGCGTCTTTACTCGATTGAAATTCTTGTTCCGCAATTAAAGTACTTTTTTCGGTTTGCTGTAACTGTGCTGTGAGATAGTCTAATTTTTCTTGAATGTGTAAAGATTCGCTTTGTAGCTCAAAGTATTGATTAAGCTTTTGTTGAATTACACCCAATTGATTGTGGTGATTAAGTTTTAATTCACGTTGTTGTCGTACTTGTTCTAGTTGTTTTTCTAGTTGATCAAGCGTTCCAACGTGTGCAATGCATTGCTGTAATTCTGCTTTTTGAAGATTAAGCTTATATTCAGCATCTAGGGTGCAGCCGATTTGATTTTCAATATTTTGATAATGCTGAATAAATTTTGATAATTGTTGTAAATGAGCCGATAGTCCTTTATCTAAGTCTGTAAAGTGTTGTGTAGCTAAAAGCTCCGTATTGACATGTTCTTGTTTTCCTTGAATCTGCTGAATCTGTTGGTCAAGTTGTTGCTTTTGCTGAGTTAAAGGTTGTTGAGCTTGTACTAAATCCAATAGTTTTTTCTTTACTTGATTAAATTCAACGCCAATTCGTTCACGTTCTGAATTGCAATCTCGCACCTGATGAATAGCGCTAAGATTTTTATTTTCAAAATCTTGAATTTCAGTAAGTGCTGTTTCTGCTTGCAGATATTGAGTTTTTTGTGTTTCAAATACGGCAGCCAGATCATTAAAAACTTGTTGTTGCTGTTGAATCTGTGGTGCAAGGGCTTGTTCTGTTTTGAGAAATTGTTGTTGTTGAAACACGTTTGAACGAATTTCAGAGAATATTTCTAAACGATTTAGACGTTCGCGTTCAGAGGCTAATTTGTGTTGCTCATTTAAATATTGATCAACACTGCTTTGTTTTAGAATAATCTCTTGATCAAACTTTTGTTTACGTTCAAACCATTGCTGTTGTTTTTCCAGTTGAGATTTTTTCGCTTCTAACTTTTTATAATCTGTATCGACATTTTGAAATTGTGTATGAAGTTCCGCTACTGCTTCATCGGAGAGCACTTCGACATGACCAAGTAAATTTTCAAGCTCTTTGCGTTTAAGGGCAACAGCTTTAGTGCGTTCAAAAGCCAATTGACCAATTTTGGCAAAAATAGAAGAATTGGTTAAATATTCAAGTAATTCACCCCGTTCATTGTCACGTGCTTTTAAAAATGCCGTGACTTCAGATTGCGCTAAAAGTACCGCACGTGTGAATTGCTCAAAACTCAATTGCGTGATTTTAAAAATACTACTATCAACGGCTTTGGCTTTATCTGCAACGACCACGCCATCTGTAAGACATTTTAAATAGCGTTGTACGCTTTGTAATTTACCATCGGCTTTTTCACGTGAACGTTTCAACTCCCAACGAGCCAAATAATGTTTTTGATCTTGTGCAATAAAAGTCAGTTCCGAAAAACCATGTGCAGTGCCACGACGTAAAACAGTTAAAGGTGAGTTGGTTAAAAGTTCTGAACCATCGATATCTTGTAGTTTGCCATCGCTATCTTTTAGGCGTGGAATTTTGTTGAAAAGAGCAAGGCACATCGCATCCAAAATAGTGGACTTGCCTGCACCTGTTTTTCCAACAATCGCCACTAAGCCTGCTGAAGCCAAAGGTTCAGATTCAAAATCAATAAAATGCTCACCCGAAAGAGATGCTAAGTTTTTTAAACGGATAGATAAAATTTTCATGACAAATTCTTAACCTTTATGCTCATCTTCAAGTGATTTTTCGGCTTCATGAACCAAGCTTAAAAAGTCCTTCAGTACAGCATCATCATTGGCATAACCATTTTTCTCCCAAATTTGTTGGAAGAGTTTTTCAGGTGTTGGTGGTTCTAAACTGACTTGAACTGTGTCATCTGCATCTTTTTCTATTGCGAAATACTGACGAGAAATACGCACTAAACGATAGCGATTTGTAGGCAATGCATCTTCGAATTGTTGTCTTAGATTAGGCTGTGGTGGGACATCGGTATGGTATTCAATATCGACATATTCACGTTGATCAATTTCGGTAATTTCACCGCTTTCTAAGCCTCTTAATTGGGTGAAAACCTCATTTAGTTCGCCTTTGATTTTATGCAGTTTGATACTGCGAGGAATGCTAATCGCTTCATATTGAAAACGTAATTCATCGTTTTTTGCTGGATCAATTGTCACTTCAACAATCTGATGTTTATAATTTATTTCACTAAATGACAAGGGAATCGGTGAACCACTATAACGAATATGTGTTTGTCCTACTTTTTGCGGTTTATGTAAATGACCAAGTGCCACATAGTCAATCACATCATCAAACAATGCAGTGGACAACGCTTCTTCATTACCAATAATGATAGGACGTTCAGAGTCAGAGGTTTCTCCCCCCTGCATATGGGCATGTGACATTAAAATCAGTGCTTGATCATCTGTTTTGCGTTGTTTGGCTGCAGCAATAAGTTGTTGATGTAAATAGGCAATGGCATTTTGACTGTTGGTGGTTTGTTCATTAAACCCGGTAATTTCCGCAGGACGCAAAAAGGGCAGCGCTAAGCACCAAGCTACTATATTTTTATTTTCATCATAAATTGGAACAATTAAACGATCTAAATCAAAATCACCTTCAGCATTTTTATGAATCACACCGACTGTTTTTGCATTATATTTTTCAAGTAAAGGTTCAACTTGTTCGATGCGATAACCAGAATCATGATTGCCTGCAATCATTAAGGTTTGCATGTGCGGTGCAAGTGCATGTGCATCTGCGAGAAATTGATAAAGTTGTTTTTGGGCACTGGATGCAGGATTGATCACATCGAAGATATCTCCTGCGATCAGCAGGGCATGGGGTTGTTTGGCTTTAATTTGTTCAAGTAACCATGCGAGGAATTGTTCATGTTCGTACTGACGAGAATGGTGATAGAAAAATTGCCCTAAATGCCAATCCGAAGTATGAAAAAAACGTACAGTCATGTGAACTCAAACAGGAAAAATAGCCATAATAACCTTAGCATATTTTAGAGTGAAACAATGCCTGAATTGCGCTTTACATATGATGAAGTGCATTCAACTTTTGAACAATCTGGATAAATGAGTACTTGATTGATTTAACGATACTGAGATTTCATTTTCCTTAAAGCATTGAGAAGATAATATTGACGTTCATCGTTTAAAGACTCACCAAAGGTAATTGAACTTTTCCCTTCCATTACAATAGCTTCTTGGTCATAGCGTTGAAAGATTGGGCGTGTCGTACCACTGTGAATATTTGAAATATCACGCCATAGAAACTCTGTTTTACGTCCAATTGAGCCAACGCCTGTAAAAATAACTCCACCTTCACGATTAGCATGGATTTCCACTTTCCCAAATACACTCATTAAGATCATTCTCAACATAAACAATGTTCCGATCAGAAAAGGAATACCAAAGAGGGAATCAGATAAACTGAATTCATGATTGGCAATTTGTGATCCATAAATTGAACCAAGTGAAAATCCTGCCCAAACACAAGTAAATGGAATCAAATATAAGGCAGCAGCACTGCGTGTGGTTGCACCTACAATGACTTCATTGGGTTGGGGCTCATACCAAGCACCATGAGGAGGTTGATTAATTTGAAATTTTGAGTCAGACGTATCTAAGCCTTCAGATGCTTTAAATACATTTTCGCAGCTTATACATTTTGCAATATTGTCTTGAATGTTGATATTTTCATTTAAAATGGATGAATTACATTTTGGGCATTTCATTATTCGGGATTACCAATTTTATTTTAAGTTAATCAAATGATAAAAATACATTATTCTAGATTTTAGTGTGTGATTTTTCCTAAAAATATCACGCTTTATTTATTTTTCAGTCTTTGACCCAAATCGATAATTTTAAAAGAACAGGTAAATGTATTGATTTCCATAATACATCGCTAAAGTTTGATCAGCGTTGGAGTAAACTTCCGTACATATTAGTTATTTTGATTTGATGTATTCAGTTGGTAAGCCTTCGACTTCTGTAAATATCAACCAAAGACTTTACTATAAAATTTTATTTCTCGTTCAAGAGTTGCTTTAAAAAGTATGCTAGCTATTTTGCCTAAAACTTAAATCTGAGTAAGTATTGAAAATACTTTACTGATTTGTAAATTTTGTATTGGCAGAACGATCTAGCATACAGTTTAGAATTAAACATGAGGTACTTACATTAATAAACCTAGAAAATTATTCAACACGGATCCAGGTTTGACTACGCCCTAAAACCGCAGTACCTAAATAACCTCTTAATCTTAAAATTTTACCATTTTGATTTAATTTGGCTTTAAGGTTATACGTCTTACCAGTTAAAGGATCAAGGATTTTGCCCTGATCATAGTCTTTATCCTTAATATGCTTAAGTCCCGTAATAATGTTTAGACCAAGCACAGGTTTGTTGGTATAAGGTGCAGGACAGTTTACACACAGCTCTTTGGGAGTATAACCTGGTCTTGGTGTGATTTTGATAATCGTACCTGTATATCTTCCAACACTATCTTTTTTAAAGGAAATTTGAGCCTTTGCCTCACCAGATTGATCATCAATTTGTTGCCAAATACCTGAAATATCTTGTGCTAAAGCCAATGTACTTATACAAAAGCCCAGCAGGAATGTTGCGATTTTTATTTGAGTTTTCATCTTACTTTCCCTGTGAATAAGATATGAGATTAAATGCAATGAGGCATTCATAAAACATGAAAAGTAGCTAATGGTCAAGCCATAGTTGTGAGTGCTGTAGTCGCTTATTTGTAATGAAAGTTTCAAATAAATTTGTTATTTGAACAATAAAATAATGTTTTAGAAGGCTGTTAAAAATGTGTTAACGATATTAATTTTTAAAGTGTTATTATCTAAATTTGGACATCCTTGTCTATTTATTTAGATTCACTAACGACGCTTAAAATGCTACTTATAAAATAAAATCGGTCGTGTTCACACTCATTTTATTGAACTCTGATCCAAGTTTGGCTACGTCCAATAGTTGAAAATCCATAATAACCACGAATATTAAGTTTACTGCCATTTTGCGACATTTTTGCTTTTAAACTATATAAACGTCCTGTGTTTGGATCTAAGATTTTGCCTTTATCATATTCAAAATCATTAACTTTTTGCAGATTTGTAATTGCTTTCATACCTATAATAGGCTTATTGGTATAAGGTGCGGGACAATTTACACATAATTCTTTCGGTTGATACCCGACCCGTGGTGTCACTTTGGTAATAATGCCGTAGTATGTACCGTTCGCATCTTTCTTAATCTCTACAATACCTTTCGGTGAGCCTGTTTTATCATCAATACTTTGCCAAGAGCCTATAATATCTTGTGCACAAATTGCTGTACTTATACAGGTTAAAGTACCCACCGCAAGCATTTTAAATACATTTTTCATAGTACGTTTTCTCATTCACATTGCAATTTTTGATATTGTACAAATGTTCATTAATTATGATGAGTTTGCCATATTATTTAAATCATGAGCAAACATTATTTTTATAGTGTGAATTACATCACGTATTTTTAACAATAGTGACATTTTTTGTTAGCAATATGGAATGCGTATTTGAAGATAAAAAGATTGTTAGATCAACAACCTTTTTTAAGTGAATTATTGAATAAATAAAATAAAACTAGGTAACCAAATTGCAGTAAATACAGCATTTACTGCCATACCAAAGGCAGCATAACGACCTGCAACAGCACCACGTTGCCATGCTTGTGCCGTTCCAATGGCATGTGCCGCCAATCCCAAAGCCAACCCTGATGCACGTTCATCATTGATATTACGTAGAATAATTGAAGAAAATGCAGCACCAATTACTCCTGATAAAATCACGATCAAAATCACTAACGATACAGGTGAGTGCAACAGTGTTGCAATATTAATGGCAATGGGTGTAGTCACTGCACGGGTTGCAAAAGCCATGATGGTCGGCTCAGACATATGTAATAGATAGGCTAAACCCATAGGCAGTGCTACAGCACTGATGCTAGCAAATACTAAAATTCCCACGACTGATTTAATGGGTAAATCATCATAACGCATGGCTGCTAGAGGTATGGCAAGTGCTACTGTGACATAACCCAAAAGATGGCTAAAAATACCGTTCATTTGCGTATTATATTGTTCATAAGGAATTTTAAATAACATTAAGATACCAATCACAAAGAACATCGCAATGACCAATAAAGGTACTTGAGGAAATCTTTTATTTACAGGTTTTGCAGCCAAATAAGCAATGAGAGTGATTAAAAAACCAGTTAACACACTGAGCATGATGATCTCCCTATAACCATTTTTTTGCCATTTTTGCGTAGACCCACAAAGGGATCAGGGTACTGACAAACATCACTACTAAGAACAAAGGAATTTCTTTACCCATACTTACCAACATGAGCAGTGAGCCTGCACAAATGGGTAGAAAAGCAAAACCACTTTCTTTCATTAATTTGTTGTTGGTGTCAACTAAGCGAGGTGGAATTTTTTTAAATCTACGCCAGATCACTAAAACAATGAGTAAGCTTAGTAAACCAGTTAAATTTCCCAGTTCAGGATGGTGAAACAGACCCATGATCCATACTGAAGCTTCACGAAAGAAAATGATCAGTGCAATGGTGCAAATCCATGCCAGCCAATCAATGTTTTTGAACAAGTCCATGCTATTTTTTAATCAACTCAATTTATCTTTCACGTTTTAACTCATTCAGCGCTGAATTTCAAACTCTTCTAAAGGTCTTGTAAATTGGTGTGCTTTTTCACCTAAAATTTGATCAATCGGTAAATGTGCTTGTTTGATCAGTTGCTCAAGTTTATACGGGGCGATATTTACCACTAAAAGCAATTGTCCTTGTTCATCATAGCTTTCAGACTGAATCACATTTAGCGCATAAAGTTGTGTGCGTAATTTTCCATACTCAGGTTTAAGAACAAGTTGAAAACTTTGAATTTGCCCCATCAAACATTCTTGAACTGCTTGACGTAATAAGTCTAAACCTTGTCCTGTATGTGCAGATACATAAACACGCTCTGGTTGATGTGGACGTGCATAGATGATTTTAGGTTCTTCGCCAGATTGATCAATTTTATTATAAACCCGCAGTGTTGGGATATCGGCACCAATTTCTTTGAGGACGTTTTCAACGGCTTCTATTTGCTCCAACATGTCTGGACTACTTGAGTCAATCACATGTAGCAATAAGCTGGCTTGTAATGTTTCTTCTAGTGTTGCTTTAAAGGATTCAACTAAAGAATGGGCAAGATTGCGCACAAAGCCGACAGTATCTGCAAGGACTAATCTACCGATACCATCCCAATCTAAGCGTCTTAAAGTGGGGTCTAGTGTGGCAAACAATTGATCTGCAGCATAAACGTCGCTATTGGCTAAGATATTAAATAATGTAGATT
Encoded here:
- a CDS encoding DUF2147 domain-containing protein, yielding MRKRTMKNVFKMLAVGTLTCISTAICAQDIIGSWQSIDDKTGSPKGIVEIKKDANGTYYGIITKVTPRVGYQPKELCVNCPAPYTNKPIIGMKAITNLQKVNDFEYDKGKILDPNTGRLYSLKAKMSQNGSKLNIRGYYGFSTIGRSQTWIRVQ
- the hflX gene encoding ribosome rescue GTPase HflX, whose translation is MEYVNRKQINECTILVSVAVQILDDIDQEEFRLLAKSAGAEILEHLHVQRIKPDPKFFIGSGKAEEIAQNVADLEIELVIFDHALSPAQERNLENILKCRVIDRTGLILDIFAQRARTHEGKLQVELAQLDHLSSRLVRRHSNLDSQKGGIGLRGPGETILETDRRLLRIRMDQLKDRLEKVRKTRLQGRAARQKADIPTVSLVGYTNAGKSTLFNILANSDVYAADQLFATLDPTLRRLDWDGIGRLVLADTVGFVRNLAHSLVESFKATLEETLQASLLLHVIDSSSPDMLEQIEAVENVLKEIGADIPTLRVYNKIDQSGEEPKIIYARPHQPERVYVSAHTGQGLDLLRQAVQECLMGQIQSFQLVLKPEYGKLRTQLYALNVIQSESYDEQGQLLLVVNIAPYKLEQLIKQAHLPIDQILGEKAHQFTRPLEEFEIQR
- a CDS encoding DUF2147 domain-containing protein, producing MKTQIKIATFLLGFCISTLALAQDISGIWQQIDDQSGEAKAQISFKKDSVGRYTGTIIKITPRPGYTPKELCVNCPAPYTNKPVLGLNIITGLKHIKDKDYDQGKILDPLTGKTYNLKAKLNQNGKILRLRGYLGTAVLGRSQTWIRVE
- a CDS encoding LrgB family protein codes for the protein MLSVLTGFLITLIAYLAAKPVNKRFPQVPLLVIAMFFVIGILMLFKIPYEQYNTQMNGIFSHLLGYVTVALAIPLAAMRYDDLPIKSVVGILVFASISAVALPMGLAYLLHMSEPTIMAFATRAVTTPIAINIATLLHSPVSLVILIVILSGVIGAAFSSIILRNINDERASGLALGLAAHAIGTAQAWQRGAVAGRYAAFGMAVNAVFTAIWLPSFILFIQ
- a CDS encoding AAA family ATPase, with protein sequence MKILSIRLKNLASLSGEHFIDFESEPLASAGLVAIVGKTGAGKSTILDAMCLALFNKIPRLKDSDGKLQDIDGSELLTNSPLTVLRRGTAHGFSELTFIAQDQKHYLARWELKRSREKADGKLQSVQRYLKCLTDGVVVADKAKAVDSSIFKITQLSFEQFTRAVLLAQSEVTAFLKARDNERGELLEYLTNSSIFAKIGQLAFERTKAVALKRKELENLLGHVEVLSDEAVAELHTQFQNVDTDYKKLEAKKSQLEKQQQWFERKQKFDQEIILKQSSVDQYLNEQHKLASERERLNRLEIFSEIRSNVFQQQQFLKTEQALAPQIQQQQQVFNDLAAVFETQKTQYLQAETALTEIQDFENKNLSAIHQVRDCNSERERIGVEFNQVKKKLLDLVQAQQPLTQQKQQLDQQIQQIQGKQEHVNTELLATQHFTDLDKGLSAHLQQLSKFIQHYQNIENQIGCTLDAEYKLNLQKAELQQCIAHVGTLDQLEKQLEQVRQQRELKLNHHNQLGVIQQKLNQYFELQSESLHIQEKLDYLTAQLQQTEKSTLIAEQEFQSSKDARLKLQEVLQQQRLLHAENVENLRAELTEGEPCLVCGSTSHPYKKDDSVVSKALFELQQQQQQHALSKEQEALKIWQQQQQQQTKLNTELEQFKTALKNSVEKTKAIAKILREQCKTEQINLNLDQTQTEISKQFEQISQQNQMDCQHFEAQINQFILHLKAQQQLTQDIQQAEHLLQNAQNLQQNVSHIIACLTDAEKLQWQQKTTFQAQHLYQQLEQRFQQLEQLAQLKLQLDQTSQQLHSAILNLENAAKHIAETQENLNTIKLKGQKNTEKANQLILAMTGLRDVKPNEWLAKHDTKRQQIQSQYQQHKQQFDQSRTEFEQQKSRLEQLQAQQRQSQHNLNQVNNVIQNWLDAHTDFQASDLAELAQVSPAQEQQIRQQLQDIERLLHEAKSALKTIQAQLAEHALQQPELDFNQLKHVMLENAESLKTQSELRDQIKIELAKHQSNLQKQKQFADEILHIQQEEHRWSKISGLMGDATGKKFRDYAQQFNLDILLEHANQQLTMLSQRYTLKRLENSLSLAIIDHDMDGETRSVASLSGGESFLTALALSLAIANMASGSMKIESLFIDEGFGTLDASSLHMVMNALDQLQNQGRKVVLISHIQEMHERIPVQIQVKPLGAGASTIEVVS
- a CDS encoding exonuclease SbcCD subunit D; amino-acid sequence: MTVRFFHTSDWHLGQFFYHHSRQYEHEQFLAWLLEQIKAKQPHALLIAGDIFDVINPASSAQKQLYQFLADAHALAPHMQTLMIAGNHDSGYRIEQVEPLLEKYNAKTVGVIHKNAEGDFDLDRLIVPIYDENKNIVAWCLALPFLRPAEITGFNEQTTNSQNAIAYLHQQLIAAAKQRKTDDQALILMSHAHMQGGETSDSERPIIIGNEEALSTALFDDVIDYVALGHLHKPQKVGQTHIRYSGSPIPLSFSEINYKHQIVEVTIDPAKNDELRFQYEAISIPRSIKLHKIKGELNEVFTQLRGLESGEITEIDQREYVDIEYHTDVPPQPNLRQQFEDALPTNRYRLVRISRQYFAIEKDADDTVQVSLEPPTPEKLFQQIWEKNGYANDDAVLKDFLSLVHEAEKSLEDEHKG